Proteins from a genomic interval of Papaver somniferum cultivar HN1 chromosome 4, ASM357369v1, whole genome shotgun sequence:
- the LOC113275197 gene encoding 40S ribosomal protein S13-like gives MGRMHSGGKGISSSALPYKRTPPSWLKISSPDVEDNICKFAKKGLTPSQIGVILRDSHGIAQVKSVTGSKILRILKAHGLAPEIPEDLYHLIKKAVAIRKHLERNRKDKDSKFRLILVESRIHRLARYYKRTKKLPPVWKYESTTASTLVA, from the exons ATGGGGCGTATGCATAGTGGAGGTAAGGGTATTTCATCATCAGCTTTGCCATACAAAAGAACACCACCAAGCTGGTTGAAGATTTCTTCACCTGAT GTTGAGGATAATATTTGTAAGTTCGCAAAGAAGGGTTTGACTCCATCTCAGATTGGTGTCATTCTAAGGGATTCACATGGTATTGCTCAGGTTAAGAGTGTTACTGGAAGCAAGATCTTGCGTATTCTTAAGGCTCATG GGCTTGCACCTGAGATCCCAGAGGATTTGTACCATTTGATCAAGAAGGCTGTTGCTATCAGGAAACATTTGGAGAGGAACAGGAAGGACAAGGACTCGAAGTTTAGATTGATTTTGGTTGAGAGCAGGATTCACCGTCTGGCGCGTTATTACAAGAGGACCAAGAAGCTTCCCCCAGTCTGGAAATA TGAATCTACAACTGCCAGTACTCTTGTTGCTTAG
- the LOC113275196 gene encoding maspardin-like, whose amino-acid sequence MKGVFSAPGDYIHFKSQVPLHKISIGSRQWRYYEFGPKVVPPLICLPGTPGTADVYYKQIMSLSNKGYRVISVDIPRVWNHHEWIQAFEKFLDAIDVHHVHLYGTSLGGFLAQLFAQHRPRRVRSLILSNTFLDTQSFSASMPWAPVVSWTPSFLLKRYVLIGIRDGPHEPFIADSVDFVVSQVETLSREDLASRLTLTSGAASIGPLLLSDSFITIMDTNDYCAIPRELKDQVSEKYPGARRASLKSGGDFPFLSRPDEVNLHLQLHLRRVGVEAKPDIGLQNRRDSSGGGSSDKNKEKEDSDEPPKDNSKGSPSRDAKNKEKEGAYNDPSNDNSGESSSNPTSKDPIHIAASDYNGGNDGSKKVNEVIPRDTASVLRGQLKPMLLDIRVVMEIQLISATQAVELTQSYSVLYLLLSLYLGNLYNTRCHSLNCRQNV is encoded by the exons atgAAAGGCGTCTTCTCGGCGCCTGGGGATTATATTCATTTCAAATCTCAAGTTCCACTTCACAAGATCTCT ATTGGGTCAAGACAATGGAGGTATTATGAGTTTGGTCCAAAAGTGGTGCCTCCACTTATCTGTCTTCCTGGGACACCGGGAACTGCTGATGTCTACTATAAACAAATTATGTCATTGTCAAATAAG GGTTATCGAGTAATATCTGTTGATATACCACGTGTGTGGAATCATCATGAATGGATTCAAGCATTCGAAAAGTTTCTAGATGCTATCGATGTTCACCAT GTGCATCTGTATGGGACATCCCTTGGTGGCTTTCTAGCACAACTCTTTGCTCAGCATCGTCCAAGACGTGTTCGATCGTTAATACTCTCAAATACTTTTCTTGATACACAAAGTTTCTCAGCTTCTATGCCATGGGCACCCGT TGTCTCTTGGACACCCTCCTTTTTGCTGAAGCGATACGTTCTAATAGGAATTCGTGATGGTCCACATGAACCATTCATTGCAGACTCGGTGGATTTTGTTGTATCCCAG GTTGAGACTCTCTCCCGTGAGGATCTTGCTTCAAGGTTAACTTTGACATCTGGCGCTGCTTCTATCGGACCTCTCTTACTTTCAGATTCATTTATCACAATAATGGAT ACAAATGATTATTGTGCCATTCCTCGAGAATTGAAAGATCAAGTAAGTGAGAAGTATCCTGGAGCAAGGCGAGCATCCCTAAAATCAGGTGGCGATTTTCCATTTCTTTCGCGTCCGGATGAAGTTAACCTACATCTTCAG CTGCATTTGAGACGGGTTGGAGTTGAAGCAAAGCCGGATATAGGCTTGCAAAACCGCAGGGACAGTAGTGGTGGAGGTTCAAGTGATAAGAATAAGGAAAAAGAAGATTCCGACGAGCCTCCGAAGGATAACTCTAAAGGATCACCATCTAGGGATGCCAAGAATAAGGAAAAAGAAGGTGCCTATAATGACCCCTCGAATGATAATAGTGGTGAAAGCAGTTCAAATCCCACCTCTAAAGATCCTATACATATTGCAGCTTCAGACTACAACGGCGGCAATGATGGCTCCAAAAAAGTTAATGAAGTGATACCTAGAGATACTGCATCTGTCTTACGTGGGCAATTGAAACCTATGCTTTTGGATATTAGAGTGGTCATGGAAATTCAATTGATATCAGCTACTCAGGCTGTTGAACTTACTCAGTCATATTCAGTTCTTTACTTACTGCTATCTTTGTATTTAGGAAATTTGTACAATACTCGGTGTCATAGCTTGAATTGTAGACAGAATGTGTAG
- the LOC113275198 gene encoding putative disease resistance RPP13-like protein 1: protein MAFEEFLVACAVEMLKSLLLFVMKEVRMASDMEKELKKLQRTVMIIQEVLEEAEKQQIGKDLLKIWLKELKDIAYEADDILDEFSYQIMRSHEMSFRKRDQLRMIFSISNLRFHPHMADALKNVNGKMDDIATHKVLLDLRNGHSLRLSSFNEQHRDYHETTSFIDEKQVIGRQKDKEIIIDSFLMGGSSSSSSSTVSVVPIVGMAGLGKTTLAKLIFNAEVVSDIFEEKIWVHVSFDFNVKKILRHIIASVTESSYDRDTNMDVLERIMKEKLGGKRYLLVLDDLWNVKVDQWNKLKNQLNVGEHGSKIIVTTRSSEVADVVQGRANSTYTLQVLSENECWSIIRQRAFAPGGLEETENLVAICKDMGRRCGGVPLAAKDLGDLLHSTRNEAGWSNLRDGTNWRLLEKNEMLPALRFSYIHLPSPVKQCFAYCSLFPKGSIIEKQTLIQLWMAEGFVHPSDRNRGKELEDIGNDYFNSLLKNSLLRGEGRPDHNGAAQSCKLHHLVHDFAQDIVGSNECSILKVSQIAAKDTSELRRLRLILEEGTLEYAEQLQTALKLRTLFIHNNGGDKSINYQKLLRNKQFRVLDMQGTSIKGLPPSIGNMKHLRYLDLSRTEIEELPEFITGLYNLHTLLLSYCVKLRKFPETMGTLKRMRYLDISGSQFEELPDCITHLSNLQTLKLEDCRNIQKLPGNIKNMINLRHLFLSKTESWNAKPNEIGSLTRLQTLTQFKVGKCNTSGFSTIRELECLNLLEGELWISNLEEVTRSDDAEKANLKRKQNIQSLIMEWSFRTHDASDGTVMKQLQPNGSLKKLKIVNYLDPKFPTWMMGSSISSALPNLVEIELRGCYVCQQLPGLGQLPSLRVLTIATMDVVLCLGDDFYGDHKACKPFQELVEFTLTDLPCLEKWCIAQPPFPFYPRLEKLSVERCRMLEHRQDLNFTKCFFPKIKEYKLDGVTLLSRTTRKIVSMVPSRQI, encoded by the exons ATGGCTTTTGAGGAATTTCTTGTAGCTTGTGCTGTGGAGATGTTGAAGAGCTTGCTCTTATTTGTTATGAAAGAGGTTCGAATGGCATCGGATATGGAGAAAGAGCTAAAAAAGCTTCAACGAACTGTGATGATTATTCAAGAAGTGCTAGAAGAAGCTGAGAAACAACAAATAGGAAAAGATCTGCTCAAAATTTGGTTGAAAGAGCTGAAAGATATTGCATATGAAGCCGACGACATTCTAGACGAGTTCTCCTATCAAATTATGCGTTCTCATGAAATGAGCTTTCGTAAGAGGGATCAGCTGCGTATGATCTTTTCAATATCAAACCTGCGTTTTCATCCACACATGGCTGATGCACTCAAAAACGTCAATGGTAAAATGGATGATATTGCTACACATAAGGTTCTGTTAGATTTGCGAAACGGTCATTCCTTGCGCTTAAGCTCATTTAACGAGCAACATAGAGATTATCATGAAACAACATCTTTCATAGATGAAAAACAAGTTATTGGAAGACAAAAGGATAAAGAGATTATAATAGATTCGTTCTTGATGGGGGGTAGTTCCTCTTCTTCGTCGTCGACAGTTTCAGTCGTTCCAATTGTAGGAATGGCGGGACTAGGAAAGACCACCTTGGCGAAACTAATCTTCAATGCCGAAGtggtatctgatatatttgaagagAAAATATGGGTCCACGTCTCCTTTGATTTTAATGTGAAGAAAATTCTGAGACATATTATTGCATCTGTAACAGAAAGTTCTTACGACAGAGATACAAATATGGATGTTCTTGAACGCATAATGAAGGAAAAATTGGGAGGTAAAAGATACTTGCTTGTCCTTGACGATTTATGGAATGTGAAAGTTGATCAATGGAATAAACTGAAAAATCAGTTAAATGTTGGGGAACATGGAAGCAAAATAATTGTTACTACACGTAGCAGTGAAGTTGCTGATGTTGTTCAAGGCAGAGCAAACTCTACATATACTTTACAGGTATTATCCGAAAATGAGTGTTGGTCAATCATCAGGCAAAGAGCATTTGCTCCTGGAGGGCTAGAAGAGACAGAAAATCTGGTGGCTATTTGCAAGGATATGGGGAGGAGGTGTGGAGGTGTGCCACTGGCAGCAAAAGACCTAGGAGATCTATTACACTCTACGAGGAATGAGGCTGGATGGTCAAATCTTAGAGATGgtacaaattggaggttactgGAAAAAAATGAAATGTTACCTGCATTGAGGTTTAGCTACATCCATTTACCGTCTCCTGTGAAACAATGCTTCGCATATTGTTCATTGTTTCCAAAAGGCTCCATTATTGAGAAGCAAACTTTAATTCAGTTGTGGATGGCGGAAGGATTTGTTCATCCGTCTGACAGAAATCGGGGCAAAGAGCTTGAGGATATTggaaatgattatttcaatagtcTGTTAAAGAATTCATTGTTACGAGGTGAAGGAAGGCCCGATCATAATGGAGCTGCTCAATCTTGCAAACTGCATCATCTTGTGCATGATTTTGCACAAGATATTGTTGGAAGTAATGAATGCTCGATTTTGAAGGTTAGTCAAATTGCTGCTAAAGATACATCAGAACTTCGTCGTCTGAGGTTGATCTTGGAGGAAGGTACGTTAGAATATGCAGAACAATTGCAAACTGCATTGAAACTACGCACTTTATTCATTCATAATAATGGAGGGGATAAAAGCATTAACTATCAAAAGCTCCTGAGGAATAAGCAGTTTCGTGTGCTAGATATGCAGGGTACTAGTATTAAAGGATTACCACCTTCAATCGGAAACATGAAACATCTCAGGTATCTCGATCTATCCAGAACCGAAATTGAAGAATTACCTGAGTTTATTACTGGACTCTACAATTTGCATACTTTGCTTCTTAGCTATTGTGTCAAACTAAGAAAGTTTCCCGAAACAATGGGAACATTGAAGCGTATGAGGTACCTCGATATTTCTGGTTCACAATTTGAAGAATTGCCGGACTGCATTACTCACCTTTCCAACTTGCAGACTTTGAAGCTTGAAGATTGTCGTAATATTCAGAAGCTTCCAGGAAACATAAAAAACATGATCAACTTAAGACATCTCTTCTTAAGCAAGACAGAAAGCTGGAATGCAAAGCCAAACGAGATTGGATCTCTAACTCGTCTTCAAACACTCACGCAATTCAAGGTGGGCAAGTGCAACACAAGTGGCTTTAGTACCATCAGGGAGTTGGAATGCTTAAATCTCCTCGAAGGTGAACTGTGGATCAGTAATCTTGAAGAAGTGACAAGATCAGATGATGCCGAGAAAGCAAATTTGAAGAGGAAACAGAACATTCAAAGCTTAATAATGGAATGGAGCTTTAGAACACATGATGCTAGTGATGGTACAGTGATGAAACAATTGCAGCCAAACGGTAGCTTGAAAAAGTTGAAAATTGTTAACTATCTGGATCCGAAGTTTCCAACATGGATGATGGGTAGTAGTATCTCTTCAGCTCTTCCAAATCTGGTAGAGATAGAACTCAGAGGTTGCTATGTCTGTCAACAACTTCCAGGGCTTGGGCAACTTCCATCACTCAGGGTTCTCACGATTGCCACAATGGATGTTGTGCTGTGCCTAGGTGATGATTTTTATGGTGACCATAAAGCATGCAAACCGTTTCAGGAGTTGGTCGAGTTCACCTTAACTGACTTGCCTTGCCTGGAGAAATGGTGCATAGCACAGCCACCGTTTCCTTTTTATCCGCGACTAGAGAAGCTGTCCGTTGAGCGTTGCCGAATGTTGGAGCACAGGCAAGATTTGAACTTCACTAAATGTTTCTTTCCAAAGATTAAAGAATACAAACTGGATGGGGTTACATTATTAAGCAG GACTACACGGAAAATCGTAAGTATGGTGCCCTCGCGACAGATCTAA